The proteins below come from a single Orcinus orca chromosome 6, mOrcOrc1.1, whole genome shotgun sequence genomic window:
- the ERP44 gene encoding endoplasmic reticulum resident protein 44 isoform X2 — protein sequence MLHPIFEEASNVIKEEYPNENQVVFARVDCDQHSDIAQRYRISKYPTLKLFRNGMMMKREYRGQRSVKALADYIRQQKSDPIQELHDLAEVTTLDRSKRNIIGYFEQKDSENYRVFERVANILHDDCAFLAAFGAVSKPERYSGDNIIYKPPGHSAPDMVYLGSMTNFDGTYNWIQDKCVPLVREITFENGEELTEEGLPFLILFHMKEDTESLEIFQNEVARQLISEKGTINFLHADCDKFRHPLLHIQKTPADCPVIAIDSFRHMYVFGDFRDVLIPGKLKQFVFDLHSGKLHREFHHGPDPTDTAPGQEVQDVASSPPESSFQKLAPSEYRYTLLRDRDEL from the exons ctGATATAGCCCAGAGATATAGGATAAGCAAATACCCAACCCTCAAATTGTTTCGTAATGGGATGATGATGAAGAGAGAATACAGGGGTCAGCGATCAGTGAAAGCACTTGCAGATTACATCAGGCAACAAAAAAGTGACCCCATTCAAGAACTTCATGACTTAGCAGAAGTCACCACTCTTGAC CGCAGCAAAAGAAATATCATTGGATATTTTGAGCAGAAGGATTCAGAAAACTATAGAGTTTTTGAAAGAGTAGCAAATATTTTGCATGATGATTGTGCCTTTCTAGCTGCATTTGG AGCTGTTTCAAAACCAGAAAGATACAGTGGAGACAACATAATCTACAAACCACCAGGG CATTCTGCTCCAGATATGGTGTACTTGGGATCTATGACAAATTTTGATGGGACTTACAATTGGATTCAAGATAAATGTGTTCCTCTTGTCCGAGAAATAACATTTGAAAATGGAGAG GAATTGACAGAAGAAGGACTGCCTTTTCTCATACTCTTCCACATGAAAGAAGATACAGAGAGTTTAGAAATATTCCAGAATGAAGTAGCCCGACAATTAATAAGTGAAAAAG gTACCATAAACTTTTTACATGCTGACTGTGACAAATTTAGACATCCTCTTCTGCATATACAGAAGACTCCAGCAGATTGCCCTGTAATAGCTATTGACAGCTTTAGGCATATGTATGTGTTTGGAGACTTCAGGGATGTATT AATTCCTGGAAAACTCAAGCAGTTCGTATTTGACTTACATTCTGGAAAACTACACAGAGAATTCCATCATGGTCCTGACCCAACTGATACAGCCCCAGGACAG GAAGTCCAAGATGTAGCAAGCAGTCCACCTGAGAGCTCCTTCCAGAAACTAGCACCCAGTGAATATAGGTATACTTTATTGAGGGATCGAGATGAGCTTTAA